The Streptomyces tubercidicus DNA segment GCCCGGCCGAGGCCGAGGCGGCCGCCGGGCGGGGCCGTGGCCGCCGCCGGGCGAGCCGGAAGGTGTCCGCTCCGGCGGGTGCGCCCAAGGCGGCGCCGGAGGCCGCGGAGATCGTCGTGCCGGCCGAGCCGGTGGCGGCTGCCGAGCCGGAGCCCGCTCCGGAGCCGGTCGCCGAGGCGCCCGCCGCGGAGCCCGCGCCGCCGGTCCGTGCGCGCCGCCGGGTGACCCGTAAGGTGGCCGCCCCGCAGGTCTCCGACGACTCCGCGACGACCGTCGTGATCGCCGCCCCGGCGGCGGAGCAGGTCACCGAGCCGGCGCCGGACGCCGCCGCGGAGCCCGTCGAGGGTGCCGAGGCGGAGGCGGAGCCCGCGGCCAAGAAGACCGCGAAGAAGGCGACGACGAAGAAGGCCGCGGCCAAGAAGGCCCCGGCGAAGAAGACCACGGCCAAGAAGACGGCGGCGAAGAAGACCACCGCCAAGAAGGCCACGGCGAAGAAGACCACCGCGAAGAAGGCGACGACGAAGAAGGCGGCGGCCAAGAAGACCGCTGCCGCCGAACAGCCCGCTGTGGCGTCGGTGTCCTCCTCGACGGAGGACTAGCAGGACCCGTCGGCCCCGGACCGTTACGGCGGTCCGGGGCCGGTTTGACCCCCTGGTCAAGGCCCCGTAACCTTGACCGTCGGTGTCTAAGACACCAAACCCCTGAGCACACACCTCTCGGTCCGCCGAGGGAGGCCGCTCGTCCACTCGGATTCCACGGGCCCTATCCCGAGCCCGTGTGAGCGGCTGGCATCAGAGGATCCGTTTCTAGCGAAAGAGAGTTCCGCGTGTACGCGATCGTGCGCACCGGCGGACGCCAGCAGAAGGTTGCTGTTGGCGACGTCATCGAGGTTGACCGCATTTCCACCAGCAAGGTCGGCGACACCGTCGAGCTCTCCACGCTGCTGGTTGTGGACGGCGACTCGGTCACCAGCGACCCGTGGGTCCTGGCCGGCGTGAAGGTCCAGGGCGAGGTCGTGGACCACCACAAGGGCGACAAGATCCGGATCCAGAAGTACAAGAACAAGACCGGTTACAAGAAGCGGATCGGCCACCGCCAGCTCCACACGGCGCTGAAGATCACCGGCATCGACGCTCCGGCGAAGTAAGGGACTGAGGAGACATGGCACACAAGAAGGGCGCATCGTCCACTCGGAACGGTCGCGATTCCAATGCTCAGCGGCTCGGCGTGAAGCGCTTCGGCGGTCAGGCCGTCCTCGCCGGTGAGATCCTGGTCCGCCAGCGTGGCACCCACTTCCAC contains these protein-coding regions:
- the rplU gene encoding 50S ribosomal protein L21, producing MYAIVRTGGRQQKVAVGDVIEVDRISTSKVGDTVELSTLLVVDGDSVTSDPWVLAGVKVQGEVVDHHKGDKIRIQKYKNKTGYKKRIGHRQLHTALKITGIDAPAK
- the rpmA gene encoding 50S ribosomal protein L27; the protein is MAHKKGASSTRNGRDSNAQRLGVKRFGGQAVLAGEILVRQRGTHFHPGTGVGRGGDDTLFALAAGAVQFGTHRGRKVVNIVPVAE